In the Bacteroidales bacterium genome, GAAGAAGCCCGTTGTTCAGGGCATTGTTCTTGAAGATATCTGCAAAGAAGCTGGAAACCACCACTTTGAATCCATAGTCAAAAATGGCCCAGGCAGCGTGTTCCCGGCTAGATCCACTGCCAAAATTTTTTCCGGCTACCAGAATGCTCCCGGAGTAGATCTTCCTGTTCAGTACAAAGTCCTCTATGGGCCTGCCGGTTTTATCAAAGCGCCAGTCGCGGAAGAGGTTTTCCCCGAATCCGTCGCGGGTGGTGGCTTTCAGAAAACGGGCAGGGATGATCTGGTCGGTATCCACATTCTCGATGGGCAGAGGTACTGCCGTG is a window encoding:
- the leuD gene encoding 3-isopropylmalate dehydratase small subunit, which codes for MSITKFQTIESTAVPLPIENVDTDQIIPARFLKATTRDGFGENLFRDWRFDKTGRPIEDFVLNRKIYSGSILVAGKNFGSGSSREHAAWAIFDYGFKVVVSSFFADIFKNNALNNGLLPVQVPESFLSTLFRALEQDAATLIRVDLEKQDITLAASGQSESFDINPYKKECLLHGYDDIDFLLSIKDKIIQFEKSRS